In Pseudoliparis swirei isolate HS2019 ecotype Mariana Trench chromosome 11, NWPU_hadal_v1, whole genome shotgun sequence, a genomic segment contains:
- the LOC130201157 gene encoding zinc finger protein 333-like gives MRGSETDSVDLLLSHEPPVSVSVSPGEMLRLLVKQQVHAASGDTLGLIDRLISDYEEDVSRFREHERHRSGEMLRLLVKQRLHAASEHTLGLIDRFTADYEEEVSRLRENERRHKLLEAVFNPRLQLHRSDVQQLVGIKADVPPEDQDQKDPKPLHIKEELQAPWTPLEGDQLIVLEEADITKFFSTAVSVKSEDDKPRTSWLHQSQTEDNREAEPPTSRSATPIRTETDEEDGGGSGPDRNLNPPCHSHPNADDEEASESSETEDSCSDWQEALSDSGPESEDGDNVWKETRAPGSAAHALKYQEALVSHVECNAGNKSNESRSKVLMREKSISCDDCGKIMKSQQGLRSHMRVHKAKKPFSCDVCVKTFRAQ, from the exons ATGCGTGGTTCGGAGACGGACTCTGTGGACCTTCTCCTCTCCCACGAGCCTCCGGTgtcggtctccgtgtctccgggagaaatgctgagactgttggtgaagcagcaagtcCACGCGGCTTCTGGAGACACGTTGGGGCTGATTGACAGATTAATATCAGATTATGAGGAGGACGTTTCTCGTTTTAGAGAACATGAGCGACACAGATCAG gagaaatgctgagactgttggtgaagcagagaCTCCACGCGGCTTCTGAACACACTCTGGGGCTGATTGACAGATTCACAGCAGATTATGAGGAGGAAGTTTCTCGTTTGAGAGAAAATGAGCGACGACACAAACTCCTGGAGGCCGTGTTCAACCCTCGACTTCAGCTGCACAGATCAG atgtccagcagctggttgGGATTAAAGCAGAtgtcccccctgaggaccaggaccagaaggacccaaagcccctccacataaaagaggagctgcaggctCCTTGGACCCCTCTGgagggagatcagctcattgtgctggaggaggccgataTCACCAAGTTCTTTTCCACTGCTGTttctgtgaagagtgaagatgacAAACCTAGGACCTCATggcttcatcaaagccagacggaggacaacagagaggcggagcctcccaCCAGCAGGTCAGCTACACCAATACGAACAGAAACTGATGAAGAGGACGGTGGGGGAtcaggaccagacaggaacctaaATCCACCTTGTCATTCACATCCgaatgctgatgatgaagaggcttcAGAATCTTCTGAGACTGAGGACAGTTGTAGTGAttggcaagaagctttgtcagattctggacctgaaAGTGAAGACGGGGACAATGTCTGGAAGGAGACCAGGGCACCTGGGTCTGCTGCACATGCCCTGAAATATCAGGAAGCTCTTGTAAGTCATGTGGAATGTAACGctggcaacaaatccaatgaatcACGATCAAAAGTGCTCATGAGAGAGAAATCaatcagttgtgatgattgtgggaaaatAATGAAATCACAGCAAGGTCTTCGgtcacacatgagagtccacaaagctaagaaaccattcagttgtgatgtttgtgtaaAAACATTTAGAGCACAGTAA